The Geotrypetes seraphini chromosome 2, aGeoSer1.1, whole genome shotgun sequence genome contains the following window.
TTTAATTGTTCTTCTTCTGCAGTAATGCtcaatgttgatttttttttttaattattattaagaAAACAATAATTCCAGGAACAATACTGCAGAGACAATTCACTGGGTGCAGAGTAAGAGTCGCAAAAGGAAAAAGATGTTGTTGGAAAGAGACGATGAGGATACGTCTTCCTGTCCTGACTGGGGAACAAAGTGGAAGAGTCAAAGTAATTCAGAAAAGAAGGCAATAAATTTAACGGGAGACTTGGCTCTGTGTGACCAAAGTGCCAGTAATGTCACACCTGTGGGGAAAGAGCAGAGAAACCAGACCAGAGTAGAAAGATGTTTATGTGACATGTGTAAGATATTATTTGGGAATCTTGTCACCCTGAAATCAAAGCAGGGATCTGACACTGAAGAGAGACCATCTACATGTACAAACTGTGGGAACCGCTTCACACAAAAGGACCGACAGGAAGTTGAAAATACACGCACAGGAGGGAGACCTTTTACGTGTTCAGAGTGTGGTAGATGTGTCAGCAGGAAGGAAGAACTAATGCACCaccagaaaattagtaaaaagagaaaaatgtccacaaGTACAGCATATGGGGAAGACTTTCTTGATAAAGCTAACCTCACAAACTACCAGAAAAGCCATAATGAGAGAACATATTCATGTCCTGGTTTTGACAAACGTTTCAACCAAGAGGCAAAATTCCATTCACAAAAGAGATTACTTTCAAACAAGAACCATAGGAAACGTTTCCTCTACATGAAAGCATTCACAAAATACCAAGATCTTCCAGTGCTTGAAAGATCATtcctatctactaaatctataAAACACTTCAGTAAGAAGAAAGACCATTTAGAATACCTGAAAATCcagaaacaaagacaaaaaattaCTCATACTGAGTATGGTAAAAGCTTCAATAAGAAAAATAAACTCTCAGACCATCACAAAATTAAgctatatacatgtactgagtgtggaaAAAACTTGAGCAGAAAAGGAAATCTCACAATGCACCAGAGAATCCACACAGGAATCAAACAatatacatgtactgaatgtggtaaaagcttcactcTGAAAATGGAACTCACAGATCACCAGAAAATCCACTCAGGAATCAAACCATTTGCATGTACTCAGTGTGATAAAACCTTCAGCACAAAAGGAAGCCTCACAATCCACCAGAGAATCCACACAGGAATCAGACCATATACATGcactgaatgtggtaaaagcttcactgAGAAAATGAAACTCACAGCCCACCAGAGAATCCACACAGGAATCAAACCATATACTTGcactgaatgtggtaaaagcttcagcgGAAAAGGAAACCTCACAGCCCATCAGAGAATCCACACAGGAATCAAACCATTTATATGCACTGAGTGTGGAAAGAGCTTCAGAACAAAAGGAAGCCTCACAATCCACCAGAGAATCCATTCGGGAATCAAACCATATACATGCACTGAGTGTGGAAAAAGCTTCACGACTAAAGGAAGCCTCACAATCCACCAGAGAATCCACACAGGAATCAAACCATATACATgcactgagtgtggtaaaagcttcaaaaCAAAAGGAAGCCTCACAATCCACCAGAGAATCCATTCGGGaatcaaaccatatacatgtactgagtgtggtaaaagcttcactcTGAAAAAAGAACTCAGAGACCACCAGAGAAAGAACTCGGCGACCACCAGAGAATCCACTCAGGAATCAAACCATATACATGCACTGAGTGTGGAAAAAGCTTCACGACTAAAGGAAGTCTCACAATCCACCAGAGAATCCACACAGGAATCAAACCATATACATGCACTGAGTGTGGAAAAAGCTTCACGACTAAAGGAAGCCTCACAATCCACCAGAGAATCCACATAGGAATCAAACCATATACATgcactgagtgtggtaaaagcttcaaaaCAAAAGGAAGCCTCACAATCCACCAGAGAATCCATTCGGGaatcaaaccatatacatgtactgagtgtggtaaaagcttcactcTGAAAAAAGAACTCAGAGACCACCAGAGAAAGAACTCGGCGACCACCAGAGAATCCACTCAGGAATCAAACCATATACATGCACTGAGTGTGGAAAAAGCTTCACGACTAAAGGAAGCCTCACAATCCACCAGAGAATCCATACAGGaatcaaaccatatacatgtgctcagtgtggtaaaagcttcagaaCAAAAGGAAGCCTCACAATCCACCAGGGAATCCACACAGGAATcaaaccatataaatgtactgaatgtggtaaaagcttcagaaCAAAAGGAAGCCTCACAATCCACCAGGGAATCCACACAGAAACcaaaccatataaatgtactgaatgtggtaaaagcttcactcTGAACATGGAATTCACAGACCACCAGAAAAGCCACTCaggaaacaaaccatttacatgtactcaGTGTGATAAAACCTGCAGCACAAAAGGAAGCCTCACAATCCAccagagaatccacacaagaATCAAACCGTGTACATGTACTCAGTGTGATAAAACTTTCAGCAGAATTAGTGTACTTTTGAGACCATTGAGGGATGCCTGGGCTTGGTTGGTACGGTTGGTGGGGGGGTGATCCCCAATCTACTGATTTGTTGCTGCTGGGTGGGAATATTTTGTTTTTGCCTGGTATGAAGAATAAAGTTTTTGGGGAATGGGCGCAACGGGGGAATGTTTGGCTGGAACATGTACTTCAGGATGGGGAGGAGAACTAGTACCTTTCGAAGTTCTTCAGGGCCAGGTGCGAGATTGCTGGGGTAATTGCTTTGCTTATTGTCAACTGAAACATTATTGGGTGTTTCTAGATAAATCACCCTTGGGTACTCATATGGGGGGATACCTTGTGGCAATTATTTGCACCAGAGGGGGAGGATTTTTGTTCTGTCTAGGGACTTTATAAACAATTGAGGGGCTTGGTGCCTTGTAATGATGTTATGACTTGATCTGTTTATATCAATATCCGGGGTATTTTAGCCTTAAACCAATGTTCTTGGTTACGTGAATGCTATTGGGTGCTATTGAGAAGTTACTACACCCAATGTCAATTATATTAGAGTGGGACATACTCTGATCTTTGtattaagtgtgtgtgtgtgcgtggggGGGCTCgcaatacaataaaacatattggAAACATATAGTGGGCTTTATGCGGAGACTCCTTCTTACCCCAGTAGTGGGAACGGTCTCCCAGCTGGTTTTGGATGTTCCGAGAGCTTTTGGATCTTTGTCTGCTGCTCAAACTTTGTTGTTTAGGAAAATGTGTTTGGTGGCACGGAAATGCATATTGCAATCTTGGACATCCATTGATGTGCCTGCTTATTGGCACTGGCGTGCTTTATTGCATCAGTTGGCCAGCTGGGAGGCTAGAGATGTCCGTGGGAGGTGGAAGGGGAAGAAACTGTATTTGAAAATCTGGGGCCCTTATTTGGAACAGTTACATCTTAGGGGTAGAAGTGCTATTAATGAGCTTTATTTACTGGTAGGGCGCATTTAGGGGAGATTTCTGGGGTTCCTGTGTATTTTGGGATGGTCGGGGTActcctggtggggggggggtctggaggaGGGATGGGGGGTTTGATTGAAGGTCTGGTTGTTGCTTTGTATATTGTAAAACTAGATGACTTTGTTGTGTTGTCATGCTTTGTGTATTctggtcatcaataaaaattgtttgaacgtAAAAACCTTCAGCAGAAAAGGAAGCCTCACAATCCACCAGAGAATCCACTCAGGAATCAAACCATATATATGCACTGAGTGTGGAAAAAGCTTCATGACTAAAGGAAGCCTCACAATCCACCAGAGAATCCACACAGGAATCAAACCATATacctgtactgagtgtggtaaaagcttcactgTGAAAAATACGCTCAAAATCCACCAGAGAATCCACACAGGAATCAAACCATACacctgtactgagtgtggtaaaagcatCACAAGAAAACAAGAGCTCAAAATCCACCAGAGAATTCATTCAGGAATGAAACCTTATACATGTGCTTCAATCAAAAGTTATATCTAACAAAACatcaaaaaaatccacacaggatTGTTTATGAAGTTTCACGttcaaatttctttattttttgatgtaccatttatcatacaggtatctaaacagttaacaataaaatagaatctaaaaattaaaaaaataaaaacatggctAAACTAAAAGTAGGGAAGCACTTACACATTGATGATGTGATACGAAAGGGAAAcaatggggaaaggaaaattattaaatacatcgaaatggaaaataataatcaagggagggaaagggaagtgcATTTGGGTAGAGGGGtcacttcaaaagaagcgtttggATTGTCAAAGAAGTTCTGCAAAAGAGAAACAATAGTTGTGGAAATCAGAGTTTACAAGGtttaggcgtctttaaaaaggaaggttttgagtttgatttgAAATGCATATAAAGAGTTTTCTAAACGAAGGTCggcaggaagggcattccacagggtGGGGGCTGTCATAGAGAAGATGGAATGTAGTATCGTAGAAGAGTTTTCTTATTGAGGGGATGGTGAATAGATTTTgattactaccgtgtttccccgatgataagacagggccatcaaataagacagccccccctttttagaaaaaattgtaaaataaggcacccccccccgcaaataagccacccaccgatacctgcgcttacccgaatcgggtggtacggtgggtgactccgtgtggtccctccgtctaccgcgggggtcggcaacccgcggctccagagccgcatgcggctcttttccacctttgccgtggctccggtagtgtgtcacgcaggtgtgcatcttacaagtccggcgtcgcggcgggaaatagccatgctgagtgagctcagcacgtacacagatgaaagccttgcttgctgattggtccggcggccatgccgccggaccaatcagcaagcaaggctttcatctgtgtagtgctgagctcactcagcatggctatttcccgtcgcgacgccggacttgtaagatgcacgcctgaaaaagaaatcatcctggccggggtcggtgtcatgctccggagatctacagccttcctatctccctctcccttctacctgcttccggccacatcccctgctccgcggctctcttcggcaactcagcagcagtgatcgacacaagcttctgacgtcggggcctaccctctgcgagtcccgcttgtttcaacttcctttttccacaaaggcgggactcgtagagggaaggcctcgatgtcggcagcttgtcttgatcaccgctgctgacaagttgctgaagagagccgcggagcaggggggtgttgccaggtgcaggtagaagggagagggccagatgcaggactcgtgagtgagggaggagaagagagagagagaggggagggaaacaaaaggaaatatttcatactgggctgggccggagtggagggagggtggaaagattctagctacagggtgcagtaacaaaggaaaagggggggaaagctgaaaatggagatagtgacacaaagaagagaaagggtaagcaggacctactgaataaggatagagatacagaggggacatgaaagggtaaataaggcatccccccgaaaataagccctagagcatattttggccttccaaaaaaaataagacagtgtcttaccatcggggaaacacggtagatcgAAGAGCCCTATAAGATGCATACGGAATTAGAAGTTTGTCAATGAAAGCTGGTTGGTGGGAATGCTTTGTTTTGAAGGCAAGTAGTAGTATTTTATAGGTAAGATGATGTGTGATGGGCAGCCAGTGATGCGTGATGAATACTcagtgtggtaaaagctccagttAATAAGAAGACGTCACTGACCAACGGAGAATCtacgattcccactgcagcttattgtgattctgggcaagtcacttaaccctccttttaCCCCAGGTACCTAATGAGTACCTCTTGTGACAGGGCTGGGGCCTGCTTAGCGCGCCAGAGACCCAGCTTCCACCACGGGCGCATGGACCAGCGCTCCCTGAAGAGCCACAAGGTAATGGCAAGGGATGAAAGAAGTAATGCAGTTCACACAATCTCAGTAACTGTTCAaacatttactgtatttttcgcactataagacacacctgaccataagaagcaccctagatttagaggaggaaaacaagaaaaaaaccattctgaaccaaattgtataatAATATATtacaagctctgcacccagcccccatcactccctgccaggctctgcatccaaccccacagtctttgccaggctttgcaccctgtcccccctcccctctacaTCATTTTGCTAACTGAAATCTATTTAAAATACACATGATGTTGGATTTTACAAAGGCTACTGAGGTCTATCCTGTATAGTAAAAATAGATGAAAGAACTTGTCTTACTGGAATATTTGATGGAGTACTGAGCTTCTCctgggtggagggaggggaaggagcaagGCAGGGGCTGCTACTGACTTGGCCTTTAGCTGTAGAGGctgaaagagggaaagaaagatctGCAGGAGTCCAAGTCAGAATCAGTCCCAAGATTCAAGCAcggtctccccacagatcagatccgaGCGAGCACCAATCGCAAGCCAGGCACGGTCTCCCCCGAGCTGGATCAGAGCCAGAGTCTTGACGCAGTTTCCTCCGATCTGGATCCTCTCTCTGAAACCGATCCGGAGTCAGGGGTCATCTCCTCAGGATCGGAGCACTGCCTCTCCCTCCCCAATGAGTGAATCGTGGGGCGCTGTGGGCCAGTCCTGGCTATTTCCTGATTGTTTGCCACTTCCTGATTGTAGTGGTCACTGGACGGCTGCCTTCTCATTATATTGGGGCCAGGCTCTTGCCTGGGCCCGtgccacttcctgaatggctgccctaAGTTCTCATgggaactgacggcagccatgaAAGAAATGACACAGGCCCAGGCAGGATCACACTTGTGTGCCACTGGCCCCGCCATAataaggcagccgtccagcaaccaccacaatttaaaggtatcGGCAGGGGCTGGTGGTggtatatttgctccataagatgcacccttatttccacccacttttgggggggaaaaagtgtgtcttaaggagcgaaaaatatggtattttccCAGTTCCACTTTCACTGGGATGACCATTTGGCCTCTTAGGCCAGTTCCTTATTTAGGGTTCAAATCACAGTCCACTTTTGAAACCCCCTTAAACTGTTTGGCAGGATGCAAAAATACTCAGCTGCTTCTTTGTCTCAGCCTATAGTTGATGGAACCAATGTTCCTTTTCCACTGGGCATCAGGGCCGGACCTGTGGCTGCCTTGTTCTGACTTCTGTTCTTCCTTTATACTTGTTAAAACTGCTAGGCTCTGGTTAGACACTgaggggcccataatcaaaaaacatagaggtccaaaaagcatcctaaatcagcacttggatttcctaatcaccaggacgtccaagtgccgataagcAGAATTGGTTTTCTGTAtgtctagcaaggtgttccagtCTCTGTACTTTCAGAGCATGTAATGTGCGTGGTGGAGGCTTGCTATGGGCAGGCTTTGGACAGTCtcccactcccccagtgctcccccttccaccacagaaaaatgagaacaaaaaggtacatacctgtctgtaaaacagcagcatctggtatggggaagcctagcaGAGGTACACAAtggtgtcttaagtagcttggtgggtgggctaatgaaccatagagaggaggacccaggcccataaaccactctaacctctacatttatggtagaaaatgtgagccccacaaaatcctactctactgcaatataagtgtcacctgcagccataagggctattggggttgtagacaggtgggtagagtggtttttggggggctcaccataacctataagggagttctggtgagatgtttatctggtactctttttgtgaagttcgcagcatgccctctaagatgccccacttctctgttgccatgtctgggtggccagtccattacagaacTGACCActtccacgtccaaatggtcttgttctgggcatttggcacttggacaaaattttgtttgaaaatgtggtataaagatggtcTGGGCatccaaatcgacaagttaaaaagtgataaatcacctggaccggatggtatacatcacagggtactaaaagaactcaaactttaaattgctgacctgttgttagtgatctataacctgttgctaaaatcgcctgtaatacctgaagattggagaatGGCCAACGCTACaccgattttttttaaaagggttccaggggagatctgggaaattacagactggtaagcttgacttcagtgctgggcaaaatggtggaaacaattataaaaaataaaatctctgACCTCTGTTCCATCCTAAATCTTTCTGCTTTAACCCTCTCTGTTGtgtcagagagtggtggaaaactggaacgctcttccagagtctgtcgtaggggagagcaccctccagggattcaagacagggttggacaGCTTCCTGCTAAACAAGAAATGCGcttgtagggctagtctcagggtactggtctttgacctgggggctgccacatgagcggactgctgggcacgatggaccactggtttgacccaacagcggcaattcttatgttcttatgttttgccaacaattgtatttctttcccttctttttcccTCTCGTAGCATATGCCCTTGCATCTAGTCtaaattgtatgtactgtatagtTCCTCGTaagttgtaattttaattttgtacatcgcttagaattttgattaagcgattaatgaAATTTTTAAGAAACTTGAACACGTAGacgaacatgatttaatgagacagccgagggagatcttgcctcaccaatttgcttgagttctttgaaggtgtgaataaacatgtggataaaggtgagccggttaatgtagtgtatctaaattttcagaaagcttttgataaagttcctcacgagaaaattaaagagtcgtgggataggtggcaaagttcagttgtggattagttGTGGATTGGTTatcgaatagaaaacagagggtagggttaaatggtcatttctctcaatggaggagagtaaacagtggagtgccacaggggtctatactgagactggtgctatttaactttttataaatgatctggaaattggaacgacgagtgaggtgattcaatttgcagatgaccctaaactgttcaaagttaaaacgcatgcagattgtgaaaaattgcaggcagaaattggaaaggaataggaaattggaagtctgggcgtccaagtggcagatgaaatttactgtaggcaaatgcaaagtgatgcacattgggacaaataacccaaatcacagctaccagatgctagggtccaccttgggggttagcacccgagaaaaggatctgggtgtcatcgtagacaatacgatgaaaccttggccaaaaaagcaaacaagatgctaggaattattaaaaaagggatggttaacaagactaagactgttataatgcccctatgtagctccatggtgcgacctcatctggagtattgcgttcaattctggtctccttatctcaagaaagatatagtggcgctagaaaagtttcaaagaagagcgaccaagatgataaaggggatggaacgcctctcgtatgagaaaagactaaaaaggttagggcttttcagcttggaaaagagacggctgaggggagataggattgaagtctacaaaatcctgagtggagtagaaccagGTACAGACTATGTACTGAATACCTGATGTAGCAATATACCACTAATCTCCATCACAATTAATGGGACAACCTATTCCACGCCACTGGTAATCACTGACTCAATGGACATCCCAgattttatttcatatgctggTCATCCACTCCCTCTTGGCAAGGGACATGAGACATTgcacaagctgctgaactttacaaGACTCCATGCCtatattgaacaacttaagacaaCCTCCAAAGAAGGTTGAAAATGGACAGATAGCAGTCACAAACTGTTGAAACTTTGCTACAAGATGCTCAAGTCTCTGGGAACTTTCCTTTGGGTATTCGCCTACTGCTGATCATGTCTTAAGTGTTCttattcaccctatcattatcttaactGGTGTACAGATTTTactatgtattattatgattttcctaTGCTGCAAAATGAAACACACGTACATCTCTTAACAAAGCATGACCTACAAATTACCATCTACTTTTTAAGATAGTTACAAATGATTTTCCAGTATCTATCTGTGTCACCGTACTAATTTTGCACTATTTACTGCACTGCACATCAAGGTCAGACATAGTATATGGTCTCGTCCCATATCTTTATACCCCACTCATGGCATCCTGGTACCTTAAGGCTTAAACTTCCTGAGAAATCTGCCTGCATCCCTTATACAGTGTTCATTCTCTCTAAGACAGGTGAGCAAATTGATATCCCCAGCCCAGTAGGAGCTGCCCGACCTAAGACATGAGGTCTGCACTCATAATGGGACTTGTTTATCTCCATTGCCATGGAGACAGACTGTGCAGGACGAGGGGACCTGCTGATATTAGCAGAATATATATTACTAGTCTTTaggcccattacattaacgggtgctagaatagatgtgtgtctttgtgtttatttttttcattttctctccttggctgctttctgtctatctttctttctatctctcttcctactgctctgtctttctttctgtgtctctttccttgactgtccagcccttctcccttacattaacgggtgctagaaatatatatttgtctgtctttctttctttatttctgtctctttctgccactgtctttctttatttctgtctctctccctgccccagtctccttcttttctttctgtttccctccctcccactatctgtctctctccctgccccctatgcagcagcatttctctccccccctccacttccctgtgcagtaactacatcagcattctttcccccttcatttccctgtgctgcagcatttccctcccaccctgtgcagcattttcctccccccccccacacacacttccctgtggtctctctgtctgtttttgttttggtatttgtctctttgcctgctgtatgtgtgtttgtttgttttctgtgtgtgtttgtgtgtgttggTTGGCAGGTTAACTTGCTTCCCAGTAGCGGTAGCAGCAATTTGGCCGGCCCCCCCTCTCCTCTGCTCCCCCTTCTCCCTCGCGGGTCagtgaggcttccttcgctctctctagcgcatgcgcactcgtgagagccgggtgaggaaggccgccgcagcctcgcggcttgCCCCAGCTGTGTAATTTCATGTTTTAGTTGAAAGccaccgccgcagctcctctctcgatccccgcataca
Protein-coding sequences here:
- the LOC117354509 gene encoding zinc finger protein 32-like: MTLLCCHALCILVINKNCLNVKTFSRKGSLTIHQRIHSGIKPYICTECGKSFMTKGSLTIHQRIHTGIKPYTCTECGKSFTVKNTLKIHQRIHTGIKPYTCTECGKSITRKQELKIHQRIHSGMKPYTCASIKSYI